The DNA region TGTCGTAGAGCAGGGCCTCGTTCTTCGCGGCCACGAGCAGCGAGATGGTCACTTCGTCCAGGCCGTCACCATCGCCGCGGGCGGTCTCGAGCGAGTTGAGGATCGCCGTGAAGTCCTCCTCGGCCTCGGCGCTGATCTCGTCGGTGAGGGTCTCGCGGACGCGCGTGATCGGCGGCGTCCGGAGGTTGAAGTCGTCTGCCTCCTCCCAGCGGCCGGCGTAGGTGTCGAACGCGGACTCGACGAACTCCTCGTCCTCGGTGACGAGCCCGCCGACGCGGTCGCCCGCGTGGACGACGGCGACGACGCTGTCTTCGGTGATGAGCAGGGAGTTTTCGGGGGCCTGCTCGAGGGTGCGCAGTTCGAGGGCGCCGTCGGCGATGAGGTCGGCGGCGTTCGAGGCGACGATGAAGTCGTCCATGACGTCCTTGAGCGTGCGGTCGTCTGCGAGCATGTGGACGGTCGGGAGGTCGCCGTCGAAGGCCGTCGCGACGGTGACGAACTCGTCGATGGCGTCCCAGGACGGGTTGATCATGTATACGTCGCCAGTCGTCTCCTCGAGGACGGACTCGAGGATATCGTCAATCTGGTGGTTGAGTAAATTCGAAGCCATGCGTATACACAAGTAATTGATCGC from Natronosalvus rutilus includes:
- the tbsP gene encoding transcriptional regulator TbsP produces the protein MASNLLNHQIDDILESVLEETTGDVYMINPSWDAIDEFVTVATAFDGDLPTVHMLADDRTLKDVMDDFIVASNAADLIADGALELRTLEQAPENSLLITEDSVVAVVHAGDRVGGLVTEDEEFVESAFDTYAGRWEEADDFNLRTPPITRVRETLTDEISAEAEEDFTAILNSLETARGDGDGLDEVTISLLVAAKNEALLYDISKWGEDVGIASKATFSRTKTKLEDMGLIDTEKVPIDVGRPRLRLKIGDERLDEADNGQLATVAQSILN